In one window of Cellulophaga sp. HaHa_2_95 DNA:
- a CDS encoding GNAT family N-acetyltransferase translates to MNTTQFFSSDLLLENESVLLRPLTLQDLDALETISYHKELGEFGARVKNRADLVEYMNFCMKSKNEKELYPLLILNKEDQTPIGVTMFGTISFPHQRLEIGWTWIGAQFQGTGINGSCKKLLLDYCFDVLALRRVEFRIDIKNLKSQKAVEKLGAVREGLLRNYAIQSYGTSAGTYMYSILSEEWRKRK, encoded by the coding sequence ATGAACACAACACAATTTTTCTCCTCCGATTTACTACTTGAAAATGAGTCGGTTCTACTGCGCCCTTTAACCCTTCAGGATCTTGATGCTTTAGAAACTATAAGCTACCATAAGGAGTTAGGGGAGTTTGGGGCAAGAGTAAAAAATAGAGCAGATTTAGTGGAGTATATGAACTTCTGTATGAAGTCCAAAAATGAAAAAGAGCTGTATCCATTGCTCATTTTAAATAAGGAAGATCAAACTCCCATAGGAGTAACCATGTTTGGAACTATTAGTTTTCCGCATCAAAGATTAGAAATCGGGTGGACGTGGATTGGTGCACAATTTCAAGGAACGGGTATCAATGGCAGTTGCAAAAAACTACTCCTAGACTATTGTTTTGATGTATTAGCATTGAGAAGGGTAGAGTTCAGAATAGATATAAAGAATCTTAAATCTCAAAAAGCCGTAGAAAAGTTAGGGGCGGTTAGAGAAGGGCTTTTAAGAAATTATGCTATACAGTCTTACGGCACTAGTGCGGGTACGTATATGTATAGTATTCTTAGCGAGGAGTGGCGTAAAAGAAAATAA
- a CDS encoding CPBP family intramembrane glutamic endopeptidase → MNKITLRQTLIPLITLEIICFIWFGPIQIGMIENIVISILIIIANYIEYKGKLFSALGFQREKFTLKNIFVLAPLVALGLFAFYVFAVVPGMTKLTGVPIDYSSFKQLEGNLPSCLIALLVVWATAGFGEEIIFRGYFMRQFVKFFGDSKVSIILNIVLFACFFGFMHSYQGITGQLVAGFVGSLLALIFYLRKYDLWFIIAVHGFFDTFALICIYFGLA, encoded by the coding sequence ATGAACAAAATTACCTTACGACAAACATTAATTCCTTTAATCACCCTCGAAATTATCTGCTTTATATGGTTTGGACCTATCCAAATTGGTATGATAGAAAATATCGTAATTTCTATACTAATCATCATAGCGAATTACATAGAATATAAAGGCAAACTATTTTCAGCCCTTGGGTTTCAACGTGAAAAATTTACACTAAAAAACATCTTTGTGCTTGCTCCATTAGTAGCACTAGGACTCTTTGCTTTTTATGTCTTTGCTGTGGTTCCAGGAATGACAAAACTCACAGGGGTTCCTATAGATTATTCAAGCTTTAAGCAACTAGAAGGGAATCTTCCATCTTGTTTAATTGCTTTATTGGTAGTGTGGGCTACTGCAGGATTTGGGGAGGAAATTATCTTTCGGGGGTATTTTATGCGGCAATTTGTTAAATTCTTTGGGGATAGTAAAGTCAGTATAATCCTTAATATTGTTCTATTTGCTTGTTTTTTTGGTTTTATGCATAGTTATCAAGGAATTACTGGGCAATTGGTTGCAGGGTTTGTGGGATCGCTCTTAGCCTTGATATTCTACTTGCGTAAATACGATTTGTGGTTTATCATTGCCGTTCACGGCTTTTTTGACACTTTTGCCTTAATTTGCATTTACTTTGGTTTGGCGTAA
- a CDS encoding alpha/beta hydrolase-fold protein, with product MKKSYVCCLLFLCLYTLNGQHISIGKIDSINSKILNEQRELWIHVPDDYSKNEKYPVVYLLDGHSNFHAVVGMIKQMSSGSKICPKMIVVGIPNTNRTRDLTPTKTKPNLPSWNVARAAISGGGGNFISFIEKELIPYIDSNYSTESYRMFIGHSLGGLTVMNTLVYKPELFNSYVAIDPSMFWDNERLLNEIKNLKLDKKYQNKTLFLGIANTMDKGMDTIKVKNDTTKTTKHIRAILTLNSLLAKDTLNNLSFKSNYYQEEDHGSVPIIAEYDALKYIFDFYKLKLRTEFLKDPENVILDIVQNYYKRLSKEFGREIIPSQYFIDNLAQRLMQVQQLAKAERLYKLNVTNYPKNAYVYTVLADCYLALGNKEKAIENFKKASSLSKSTYLTEQLYQLQDN from the coding sequence ATGAAAAAATCGTATGTATGCTGTCTTTTATTCTTATGTCTTTATACGCTCAACGGACAGCATATTAGTATTGGTAAAATTGACAGTATAAATTCCAAAATATTAAATGAGCAAAGAGAACTATGGATTCATGTTCCGGATGATTATTCTAAGAATGAAAAATATCCTGTAGTGTATTTACTAGACGGCCATTCCAATTTTCATGCAGTTGTAGGAATGATTAAGCAAATGAGTTCGGGAAGTAAAATTTGTCCAAAGATGATTGTGGTTGGTATTCCAAATACGAATAGAACAAGAGATTTAACGCCAACGAAAACAAAACCGAATCTTCCTTCTTGGAACGTTGCTAGAGCAGCTATTTCAGGAGGTGGCGGTAATTTTATTTCATTTATAGAAAAGGAATTAATTCCTTACATAGATTCTAACTATTCAACAGAGTCTTACCGTATGTTTATTGGTCATTCTCTAGGAGGGCTTACAGTCATGAATACCTTAGTTTATAAGCCAGAATTATTTAATTCTTATGTTGCCATTGACCCTTCCATGTTCTGGGATAATGAAAGATTACTGAATGAGATTAAGAATTTGAAGCTAGACAAAAAATATCAGAATAAAACACTTTTTCTAGGAATAGCTAATACCATGGATAAAGGTATGGATACTATAAAAGTGAAAAACGATACGACCAAAACAACGAAACATATCAGGGCGATATTAACCTTAAACTCTTTATTAGCAAAAGACACCTTGAATAACTTATCCTTTAAAAGCAATTATTACCAAGAAGAGGATCACGGTTCTGTGCCAATAATTGCCGAATATGATGCCTTAAAGTATATTTTTGATTTCTATAAACTAAAATTGAGGACGGAGTTTTTGAAGGATCCTGAAAACGTTATTTTAGACATCGTACAGAATTATTACAAGCGTTTATCAAAAGAATTTGGAAGAGAAATTATACCAAGCCAGTATTTTATAGATAACTTGGCGCAACGGTTAATGCAAGTTCAGCAATTGGCAAAAGCAGAACGTCTATATAAATTGAATGTTACCAATTACCCCAAAAATGCTTACGTCTATACCGTACTGGCCGACTGCTATTTAGCTCTTGGAAATAAAGAAAAGGCGATTGAAAATTTTAAGAAAGCAAGTTCATTAAGTAAGAGTACTTATTTAACTGAACAATTGTATCAACTACAAGACAACTAA
- a CDS encoding LytTR family DNA-binding domain-containing protein, with product MSTAGPTKNTVKTLWHTFVSNAAWPWFQKVLAFTIFSLVVNHLASQESFPDGDAYRFPLEGFLSSIALCIIIGIIAELNFKFYKKKYFGKKVEIVKIVWFMASTLGYVTLMYIPVNIILNIVTGGQTELYYLVIGLLITLLLSFIMISVLYAQELYNLYKISIKDAEITIESGAKTTKLTYENIACFYSENKIVYAVQNDGKTITSDFTLNALEERLNDQLFLRANRQIIIHKDAVEQIEKIENGKLRVRLKTSVENDAIAEITISRYKRKAFMDWFS from the coding sequence ATGAGTACAGCAGGACCCACTAAGAATACGGTAAAAACATTATGGCATACGTTTGTTAGCAATGCTGCATGGCCTTGGTTTCAGAAAGTACTTGCATTTACCATTTTCTCTTTAGTGGTCAACCATTTAGCATCGCAAGAAAGTTTTCCAGATGGGGATGCGTATAGATTTCCTCTAGAAGGTTTTTTATCGTCTATTGCTTTATGTATTATTATAGGAATCATAGCGGAACTTAATTTTAAATTTTACAAGAAAAAGTATTTCGGTAAAAAGGTAGAAATTGTCAAAATCGTGTGGTTTATGGCTTCTACGCTAGGATATGTTACACTCATGTATATTCCCGTCAATATTATTTTAAACATAGTTACAGGTGGCCAAACGGAGCTCTATTATTTGGTGATTGGTTTGCTAATTACATTGCTATTGAGTTTTATAATGATAAGCGTACTGTATGCACAAGAGCTATACAATTTATATAAGATATCTATAAAAGATGCTGAAATCACCATTGAAAGCGGTGCAAAAACAACCAAACTCACCTACGAAAATATTGCCTGCTTTTACAGCGAAAACAAAATTGTGTACGCTGTTCAAAATGATGGTAAAACAATAACCTCTGATTTTACCTTGAATGCGCTCGAAGAAAGATTGAACGATCAATTGTTTTTAAGAGCCAACCGGCAAATTATCATTCATAAAGATGCGGTAGAACAAATTGAAAAAATCGAAAATGGCAAGTTGCGTGTTCGCTTAAAAACTTCTGTTGAGAACGATGCAATTGCTGAAATTACGATCAGTCGCTACAAACGAAAAGCATTTATGGATTGGTTTTCATAA